One stretch of Prosthecobacter dejongeii DNA includes these proteins:
- a CDS encoding PLP-dependent transferase translates to MSDLLRHPLWEADSLGSPLPDNDFGVSVSLPLWKHVVGYEEGDPDVVSKFRSGYPRFCCPPAISTLFVQAEKEIGQEGERAIVFPRLVHAQRCLEFIARDGFAGRTLEWREQKLGVALFPAEAYVKARKFWRFCGEVVSTRQAAHVLGQTTSSTSAQAGAAASAAIRQRLADLAGQQPEDIFLFPSGMAANYAVHRMLTTLRPASRTVQLDFPYVDVLKLQQTFGSGAHFLPLIDDSEYEQLRILLAGEPLAGLFCEAPSNPLLRCVDLPRLLAIRAETQPEVPIIIDDTVSTSVHADACRVADVVTSSLTKSFSGAGDVLAGSVILNRASPHHVAFSAFLKEHADHELWFEDAVALEQNSRDFVQRAETMSRNALALAEYLAQHPKVERVWHAKQQGGPGYEFVRREGGGYGCLFSFVLKDAANTSAPFYDALRVCKGPSLGTDFTLVCPYTLLAHYEELDWAESCGVPRHLIRVSAGLEDIADLITRFDEALNA, encoded by the coding sequence ATGTCTGACCTTTTGCGCCATCCTCTCTGGGAAGCTGATTCCCTGGGATCTCCCCTGCCTGACAACGACTTCGGAGTCAGCGTCTCCCTGCCGCTGTGGAAGCATGTCGTGGGCTATGAAGAGGGGGATCCGGATGTCGTCTCCAAATTCCGCTCCGGATATCCGCGCTTTTGCTGCCCGCCCGCTATCAGCACGCTGTTTGTCCAGGCAGAAAAGGAGATTGGACAGGAGGGGGAGCGCGCCATCGTTTTCCCGCGCCTAGTTCATGCCCAACGCTGCCTGGAGTTCATCGCCCGCGACGGTTTTGCCGGGCGTACCTTGGAATGGCGCGAGCAGAAGTTGGGCGTGGCTCTTTTCCCTGCCGAGGCCTATGTGAAAGCGCGCAAGTTCTGGCGCTTTTGCGGTGAAGTGGTGAGCACCCGACAGGCCGCGCATGTGCTGGGCCAGACGACGAGCAGCACCTCCGCCCAAGCCGGGGCTGCGGCCAGTGCGGCGATCCGTCAGCGGCTGGCTGATCTGGCCGGGCAGCAGCCAGAAGACATCTTTCTTTTCCCCTCAGGCATGGCGGCAAATTATGCGGTGCATCGCATGCTCACCACTCTGCGCCCAGCTAGCCGCACAGTGCAGCTGGACTTTCCCTATGTGGATGTGCTGAAGCTTCAGCAGACCTTCGGCAGTGGAGCCCATTTCCTACCGCTGATTGATGACAGCGAGTATGAACAACTGCGCATCCTCCTGGCGGGCGAACCCCTCGCCGGGCTGTTCTGCGAAGCGCCGAGCAATCCCCTGCTGCGCTGCGTGGACCTGCCGCGCCTGCTGGCCATCCGGGCTGAGACACAGCCGGAAGTTCCTATCATCATTGACGATACGGTTTCCACCTCCGTGCATGCGGATGCCTGCCGCGTGGCTGATGTGGTGACTAGCAGCCTAACCAAAAGCTTTTCCGGTGCGGGAGATGTGCTCGCAGGCAGTGTTATCCTCAATCGTGCCTCCCCACATCACGTAGCCTTTTCCGCTTTTCTGAAAGAACATGCGGACCATGAGCTGTGGTTCGAAGACGCGGTGGCGCTGGAGCAAAACTCGCGCGACTTTGTCCAGCGTGCCGAGACCATGAGCCGCAATGCCCTGGCCCTGGCGGAATACCTGGCCCAGCACCCGAAGGTGGAGCGTGTGTGGCATGCGAAGCAGCAGGGCGGGCCCGGTTATGAATTCGTGAGACGTGAAGGCGGTGGTTACGGCTGCCTGTTCTCCTTTGTACTGAAGGATGCCGCAAACACAAGCGCACCATTTTACGATGCTCTGCGAGTCTGCAAAGGCCCCAGCCTGGGGACCGACTTCACCCTCGTCTGCCCCTACACCCTGCTCGCTCACTATGAGGAACTGGACTGGGCCGAAAGCTGCGGCGTGCCCCGCCATCTCATCCGCGTATCCGCCGGCCTGGAAGACATCGCCGATCTCATCACCCGCTTCGACGAAGCGCTGA
- the trpD gene encoding anthranilate phosphoribosyltransferase → MQTLLTPLAEGKSLTEAQVREAAAFLVDAEESAETKANLLRALAKKGETPAEIAAFVQEFLRLAVDPGLDRAKLPGPMLDVVGTGGDKLHLFNVSTTAMFILAAGGVCVTKHGNRGVTSKAGGADVLEALGIRIDLPVDRVARGMETNGLGFFFAPLYHPAFKAVGEARKILASEGQRSIFNLLGPLLNPARPDYQLLGVFDPTLTHSFGEILRTLGRKKAWVVHGTTQSGGGMDELSTLGHNHICEVNEGKVTDIALDPSTLGFTPGPLEDLVGGDAAENAAIIEGILSATLKGPKRDIAVLNAAAGFAITGITPDLTEGKTLAESLLDRGAAHAKMVTMRDWC, encoded by the coding sequence ATGCAGACCTTACTCACTCCCCTCGCAGAAGGCAAAAGCCTGACCGAAGCCCAAGTGCGCGAAGCCGCCGCCTTTCTGGTGGATGCGGAAGAGTCTGCGGAAACCAAGGCCAACCTGCTGCGGGCCCTGGCCAAAAAAGGCGAAACCCCGGCTGAAATCGCCGCCTTCGTCCAGGAATTCCTCCGCCTGGCCGTGGACCCAGGACTGGACCGCGCCAAACTGCCCGGCCCCATGCTGGACGTGGTGGGCACGGGCGGGGACAAGCTGCACCTCTTCAATGTTTCCACCACCGCCATGTTCATCCTGGCCGCGGGCGGTGTGTGCGTGACCAAGCATGGCAATCGCGGCGTGACCAGCAAGGCCGGTGGAGCCGATGTGCTGGAGGCCCTGGGCATCCGCATTGATCTGCCAGTGGACCGCGTGGCGCGGGGTATGGAGACCAATGGCCTCGGCTTTTTCTTCGCCCCCCTTTACCACCCTGCCTTCAAGGCTGTGGGAGAGGCCCGCAAGATCCTAGCCAGCGAAGGCCAGCGCTCCATCTTCAATCTCCTAGGCCCCCTGCTAAACCCTGCCCGGCCCGATTACCAGCTCCTGGGTGTGTTTGACCCCACCCTCACCCACTCCTTTGGCGAGATCTTGCGCACGCTGGGGCGTAAAAAAGCCTGGGTCGTCCACGGCACGACTCAAAGTGGCGGTGGCATGGACGAACTGTCCACCCTGGGCCACAACCACATCTGCGAAGTGAATGAGGGGAAAGTGACTGACATCGCGCTTGATCCTAGCACTCTCGGGTTTACCCCCGGGCCGCTCGAAGACCTCGTGGGTGGCGACGCCGCAGAAAACGCCGCCATCATCGAAGGCATCCTCAGCGCCACCCTCAAAGGCCCCAAACGCGACATCGCCGTGCTGAATGCCGCTGCTGGCTTTGCCATCACCGGCATCACCCCCGACCTCACCGAAGGCAAAACCCTCGCCGAATCCCTCCTCGATCGCGGCGCCGCCCACGCCAAGATGGTGACCATGCGGGACTGGTGCTGA
- a CDS encoding Hsp70 family protein — protein sequence MPDPSPILGIDLGTTNSLVGVVDSGFPILLADEHGQRLTPSAVHFSQDGARTVGAPALRQRALDPQRTVTSVKRLIGRRAGEGGWQPPYDLRQLGVTPVEVSAEILRRLKAIAERALEQPVSRAVITVPAYFNDAQRNATKQAGELAGLTVERIVSEPTAAALAYGLDKLDERKKIAVYDLGGGTFDISVLEMREGVFQVLSTAGDTQLGGDDLDRVLVEHVLQGTQGVRAFSPHDEARMASLLVAAEVAKKRLSAEENTLIELPFFDGANSLSLEISRTEFEKLIRPLIERTRAHCLRALSDAGVKPEELDEVILVGGSTRIPLVHRYVEEIFGRAPNTSQNPDEAVALGAVIQAGILSGSLKNVLLLDVTPLSLGIETFGGLMNIIIPRNSTIPCKAGEMFTNAVANQADMLIRVLQGERELAKDNWELGRVEVPFPPGPKGSARVGVQFAIDANGILQVLARDTAMNTDTVLEIQNTAVNVDDERVEQMIAESVEYAFEDMNERVWTEARLKAEELLPAVAAALEQFGDAVTAEERAVIETAAAKVRTALEAPEHDAKALKAANQALDDATQELAVRLVEQAMEESLVRRGLI from the coding sequence ATGCCTGATCCCTCTCCCATCCTCGGCATTGACCTCGGCACCACAAATTCCCTCGTTGGCGTGGTGGACAGCGGTTTTCCCATCCTCCTGGCGGATGAGCACGGCCAGCGGCTGACGCCCTCAGCGGTGCATTTCAGCCAGGACGGCGCTCGCACCGTCGGTGCCCCCGCTCTACGTCAGCGCGCGCTGGATCCGCAGCGCACCGTCACCAGTGTGAAGCGCCTCATCGGCCGCCGTGCGGGGGAGGGGGGCTGGCAGCCGCCCTATGACCTGCGTCAACTAGGTGTAACTCCCGTGGAAGTCTCTGCCGAGATCCTGCGGCGGTTGAAGGCCATCGCCGAACGGGCGCTGGAACAGCCGGTTTCGCGGGCAGTGATCACGGTTCCTGCCTACTTCAATGATGCCCAGCGCAATGCCACCAAGCAGGCAGGGGAGCTGGCCGGACTGACGGTGGAGCGCATCGTCAGCGAGCCCACCGCTGCGGCCCTGGCCTATGGCCTGGACAAGCTGGACGAGCGGAAAAAGATCGCCGTGTATGACCTTGGCGGTGGCACGTTTGACATCAGCGTGCTGGAGATGCGGGAGGGTGTCTTTCAGGTGCTGAGCACGGCAGGGGACACGCAGCTCGGAGGGGATGACCTAGACCGCGTCCTGGTGGAGCACGTTTTGCAAGGCACCCAGGGAGTGAGAGCTTTCAGCCCTCATGATGAGGCCAGGATGGCCTCACTCCTTGTCGCTGCTGAAGTGGCCAAAAAGCGCCTGTCTGCCGAGGAGAACACCCTCATTGAACTGCCCTTTTTCGATGGCGCGAACAGCCTCAGCCTGGAGATCAGCCGCACTGAATTTGAGAAGCTCATCCGTCCTTTGATTGAGCGCACCCGTGCCCACTGCCTGCGGGCCCTGAGCGATGCCGGGGTGAAGCCGGAAGAGCTGGATGAAGTCATCCTGGTGGGCGGCAGCACGCGCATCCCGCTGGTGCATCGTTACGTGGAGGAGATCTTTGGCCGCGCGCCGAACACTTCCCAAAATCCCGATGAAGCCGTGGCCCTGGGCGCGGTTATCCAGGCGGGAATTTTGAGCGGTTCTTTGAAAAATGTGCTGCTGCTGGATGTGACACCCTTGTCGTTAGGCATCGAGACCTTTGGCGGCCTCATGAACATCATCATCCCGCGCAACAGCACCATTCCCTGCAAGGCCGGGGAAATGTTTACCAATGCCGTGGCCAATCAGGCGGACATGCTCATCCGCGTGCTGCAGGGCGAGCGTGAATTGGCCAAGGACAACTGGGAGTTAGGCCGTGTGGAGGTTCCCTTTCCCCCAGGGCCGAAAGGCAGTGCCCGTGTGGGGGTGCAGTTCGCCATTGATGCCAATGGCATCCTGCAGGTGCTGGCCCGCGATACGGCCATGAACACGGACACTGTCCTGGAGATCCAAAACACAGCCGTCAATGTGGACGATGAGCGGGTGGAGCAGATGATCGCCGAGAGTGTGGAATACGCCTTTGAGGACATGAACGAGCGGGTGTGGACGGAGGCCCGGCTGAAGGCGGAGGAACTCCTTCCCGCCGTGGCTGCCGCGCTGGAGCAGTTCGGCGATGCGGTCACGGCTGAGGAACGTGCCGTCATCGAGACCGCCGCCGCGAAAGTCCGCACCGCCCTGGAGGCCCCCGAGCACGATGCCAAGGCCCTCAAAGCGGCTAATCAGGCCCTGGATGATGCCACCCAGGAACTGGCCGTTCGCCTGGTGGAGCAGGCGATGGAGGAGTCGCTAGTGAGGCGGGGATTGATTTGA
- a CDS encoding transposase yields the protein MASLLDVCVASYSCPISLSSMDGRDHEFHYFNPHKDIVRQHHVLPHWEQNEVTYFVTFRLADSIPQSKLGQWKAEREAWMAFHPPPWTSDIEEEYHQRFSKTVEHWLDRGYGACVLREPECARIVDSALNFFEDNRSIRHASVVMPNHVHVLFTPIKGHRLSDILHSWKSFTANKINPKFDTQGNLWQRTYFDRIVRSSDHFGNCVRYIRRNPEKAALKPQEYCHFESEWVRSLDI from the coding sequence ATGGCCTCACTCCTTGATGTCTGTGTTGCATCCTATTCATGCCCAATTAGCTTATCCTCAATGGATGGCCGCGATCATGAGTTCCATTACTTCAACCCACACAAGGACATTGTCAGGCAACATCATGTCCTTCCCCACTGGGAGCAAAATGAAGTCACGTATTTTGTCACATTTCGTCTGGCGGATTCCATCCCTCAGTCAAAACTTGGTCAGTGGAAGGCTGAACGAGAGGCTTGGATGGCTTTTCATCCTCCGCCGTGGACGTCTGATATCGAGGAAGAATACCACCAACGTTTTTCCAAGACCGTCGAACATTGGTTGGACCGGGGATATGGAGCATGCGTTCTCCGGGAGCCCGAATGTGCACGGATCGTCGATTCAGCCCTAAATTTCTTTGAAGATAACCGATCTATTCGTCATGCATCGGTTGTCATGCCCAATCACGTTCACGTACTGTTCACTCCCATCAAAGGCCATCGTTTAAGTGACATTCTCCACTCTTGGAAGAGCTTCACCGCTAACAAGATCAATCCAAAATTCGATACCCAAGGTAACCTTTGGCAACGAACTTACTTTGATCGAATCGTGCGTAGTTCAGATCATTTTGGAAATTGTGTCCGCTACATCCGCCGCAATCCCGAAAAAGCAGCACTCAAACCTCAGGAATACTGCCATTTTGAATCAGAATGGGTTCGCAGCCTCGATATCTAA
- a CDS encoding valine--tRNA ligase, translated as MPELPKTYTPSEAEERWYQRWLDDKCFEADPARVSEKRPAYSIVIPPPNVTGILTLGHVLNNTIQDILCRRARMLGKEVLWLPGTDHAGIATQNVVEKTLKKQGVIKHRDDLGREKLVEKIWEWKDKHGGIIIQQLKKLGASCDWSRERFTFDEDYNRCVMQVFVDLYKKGHIYRGKRMVNWCPSSLTALSDEEVEMKQQNGFMYHFKVQVVEEPDTWLTIATTRPETIPGDTAVAVNPNDERYKHLIGKHIRRPLPLENQAAIPIVGDEHVDFEFGTGVLKVTPAHDKADFEIGQRHNLEIIDVLHPNAVLNDLAGVDLAGLDRFEGRKKAVELLKEMEALIKEEPHQNNVGYSERAGVPIEPRLSEQWFLKYPSVQASQDVVAQGEMKFYPDRWAKVYDHWMGGLQDWCISRQVWWGHRVPVWYRDEEVYCGVDAPEGEGWTQDPDVLDTWFSSWLWPFATMGWPNKTDDLKAFYPTTDLVTGPDIIFFWVARMIMAGYEYMGEMPFKNVYFTGIIRDKNGAKMSKSLGNSPDPIALINGYSADALRFGMMRSTPLGQDMIFEDREFDKYGKEKRYDFEANPLSPGRFPQIELGRNFCTKLWNAARFRQMQSGVEATPSSLDPVNEAPSPRRFDRELEINPALLSSDDKWILLRLNAAIAEVTTALDEYRFSDATATLYRFFWSEYCDWYVEASKAVLQGGAGKESGEGAADTGLSDGGVASTAEGVASTRRENTLAVIDFVLGHTLRLFHPFLPFITEELWHGMGFNEDLPENQGGKSIMFAPWPKPLDADELAYFGILPEDEKAANEKYEAVNLGRGLKSSFNITKKVRFVLKPNQELPAHEIEVLRILLNAEPLDVDANYAAPKGTPSALTPLGTIYLPLDGLIDVDAERARITKELDKTNAELQKVCAKLADENFTAKVPQKVLDEHQQRKADWKEKKAKLEEMMSALG; from the coding sequence ATGCCTGAACTGCCCAAGACCTACACGCCGAGCGAAGCCGAAGAACGCTGGTACCAGCGCTGGCTGGACGACAAGTGCTTTGAAGCCGACCCGGCCCGCGTCAGCGAAAAACGTCCGGCTTACTCCATCGTCATTCCGCCGCCGAACGTCACGGGCATCCTCACCCTGGGCCACGTGCTGAATAACACCATTCAGGACATCCTCTGCCGCCGCGCCCGCATGCTGGGCAAGGAAGTGCTGTGGCTTCCCGGCACGGACCACGCCGGCATCGCCACCCAGAACGTGGTGGAAAAGACCCTCAAGAAGCAGGGTGTGATCAAGCATCGCGACGACCTGGGCCGCGAGAAGCTGGTGGAAAAAATCTGGGAGTGGAAGGACAAGCACGGCGGCATCATCATCCAGCAGCTCAAGAAACTGGGCGCGTCCTGCGACTGGAGCCGCGAGCGTTTCACCTTCGATGAAGACTACAACCGCTGCGTGATGCAGGTGTTTGTGGACCTTTATAAAAAAGGCCACATCTACCGTGGCAAACGCATGGTGAACTGGTGCCCCTCCTCCCTCACCGCGCTGAGCGATGAGGAAGTGGAGATGAAGCAGCAGAACGGCTTCATGTATCATTTCAAGGTGCAGGTGGTGGAGGAGCCGGATACCTGGCTGACCATCGCGACCACGCGACCTGAAACGATTCCTGGCGACACCGCCGTGGCCGTGAACCCGAACGATGAGCGCTACAAGCACCTCATCGGCAAACACATCCGCCGCCCGCTGCCGCTGGAAAACCAGGCTGCCATCCCGATCGTAGGGGATGAGCACGTGGATTTCGAATTCGGCACCGGCGTGCTGAAGGTGACCCCGGCGCATGACAAGGCTGACTTTGAGATCGGCCAGCGTCACAACCTGGAGATCATTGATGTGCTGCATCCGAATGCCGTACTCAATGACCTCGCAGGCGTGGACCTCGCCGGACTGGATCGCTTCGAAGGCCGCAAGAAAGCCGTCGAGCTGCTGAAGGAAATGGAGGCCCTCATCAAAGAGGAGCCGCATCAGAACAACGTCGGTTATTCCGAGCGTGCCGGCGTGCCCATCGAGCCTCGCCTCAGCGAGCAGTGGTTCCTCAAATACCCAAGCGTGCAGGCCTCCCAGGACGTGGTGGCCCAGGGCGAGATGAAGTTTTATCCCGACCGCTGGGCCAAGGTGTACGACCATTGGATGGGCGGCCTACAGGACTGGTGCATCAGCCGTCAGGTGTGGTGGGGCCATCGCGTGCCGGTGTGGTATCGCGATGAAGAAGTCTATTGTGGTGTGGATGCGCCAGAGGGCGAAGGTTGGACCCAAGACCCCGACGTGCTCGATACTTGGTTCTCCTCCTGGCTGTGGCCGTTTGCCACCATGGGCTGGCCTAACAAGACGGATGACCTGAAGGCCTTCTACCCGACCACCGATCTGGTGACCGGACCGGACATCATCTTCTTCTGGGTGGCCCGCATGATCATGGCGGGGTATGAATACATGGGTGAGATGCCGTTCAAAAACGTGTACTTCACCGGCATCATTCGAGATAAAAATGGGGCAAAGATGTCCAAAAGTTTGGGCAATTCGCCCGACCCCATTGCATTGATCAATGGCTACAGCGCAGATGCTCTCCGATTCGGGATGATGCGTTCCACGCCGCTAGGCCAAGATATGATCTTTGAAGATCGTGAATTTGACAAATACGGAAAAGAAAAGCGTTACGATTTCGAGGCCAATCCTCTGAGTCCGGGGCGGTTCCCTCAAATTGAGCTGGGCCGCAACTTCTGCACAAAGCTGTGGAACGCTGCCCGCTTCCGTCAGATGCAGTCCGGCGTAGAAGCGACGCCCTCGTCGCTTGATCCGGTGAACGAGGCGCCCTCGCCTCGCCGCTTCGACCGCGAACTGGAAATCAATCCCGCCCTGCTCTCCAGCGACGACAAGTGGATCCTGCTGCGTCTGAACGCGGCGATTGCCGAAGTCACCACCGCTCTGGATGAATACCGTTTCAGTGACGCCACGGCCACGCTCTACCGCTTCTTCTGGAGCGAGTACTGTGACTGGTATGTGGAGGCCTCCAAGGCGGTGCTGCAAGGGGGTGCTGGGAAAGAAAGCGGCGAGGGCGCCGCTGACACCGGATTAAGCGACGGGGGCGTCGCTTCTACGGCTGAAGGCGTCGCTTCGACGCGCCGGGAGAACACCCTGGCGGTGATTGACTTCGTGTTGGGCCACACCCTGCGCCTGTTCCATCCCTTCCTACCTTTCATCACGGAAGAGCTGTGGCACGGCATGGGCTTCAATGAAGACCTGCCGGAAAACCAGGGCGGCAAGAGCATCATGTTCGCGCCTTGGCCGAAGCCCCTGGACGCCGATGAACTCGCCTACTTTGGCATCCTGCCGGAAGACGAAAAAGCGGCTAACGAAAAGTATGAAGCCGTCAATCTAGGCCGTGGCCTGAAGAGCAGCTTCAACATCACCAAGAAGGTGCGCTTCGTCCTCAAGCCGAACCAGGAACTACCTGCGCATGAGATCGAAGTGCTGCGCATCCTGCTCAATGCGGAGCCGCTGGATGTGGATGCCAACTACGCTGCGCCGAAAGGCACGCCTAGCGCGCTCACCCCGCTGGGCACCATCTACCTGCCGCTCGATGGCCTCATTGACGTGGACGCCGAACGCGCCCGCATCACCAAGGAACTCGACAAAACCAATGCCGAACTCCAGAAGGTTTGCGCCAAACTGGCGGATGAAAACTTCACCGCCAAAGTCCCGCAGAAAGTGCTGGATGAGCACCAGCAGCGGAAAGCCGACTGGAAAGAGAAGAAGGCCAAGCTCGAAGAGATGATGAGCGCGCTCGGCTGA
- a CDS encoding RidA family protein, giving the protein MSYQKNAEAQGIVFEKQTPGYLNLCIKSGNQLLTSGHVSDLKGKLGDGTTVDAGYQAARNCVEKILKSVWNTHGTLDGLRVIKVLGCVNSTQDFTDQHLVINGASDLLHVIFGKDGDGYHARSALGFAQLPTGAAVEVEAIFEIVA; this is encoded by the coding sequence ATGTCCTACCAAAAAAACGCCGAAGCCCAGGGAATCGTCTTTGAAAAGCAGACCCCGGGTTACCTCAATCTCTGCATCAAGTCTGGCAATCAGCTCCTCACCTCCGGCCACGTCAGTGACCTCAAGGGCAAGCTGGGCGATGGCACCACGGTGGATGCCGGTTATCAGGCCGCCCGCAACTGCGTGGAGAAGATCCTGAAATCCGTCTGGAACACTCACGGCACACTGGATGGTCTGCGCGTGATCAAAGTGCTAGGCTGTGTGAACTCCACCCAAGACTTCACAGATCAGCACCTAGTTATCAATGGAGCCTCCGATCTGCTGCACGTGATCTTTGGCAAAGACGGCGATGGTTATCATGCCCGCAGCGCTCTGGGTTTTGCCCAACTTCCTACCGGGGCCGCCGTGGAAGTGGAGGCCATCTTTGAGATTGTGGCCTAG
- a CDS encoding sulfite oxidase — protein MDFPAPQPLLPLKGPRPHPRAAPAEQPAASLNRRGFMSRLSLASMTAALGAEIVFGDQMPAGLVPAALAQNAAPQPIPGKEALSVFNNRPLVAETPAHLLDDEITPAKYLFVRNNGLAPAPELLNPETWTLEIAGESCVKPVTLTLKELKEKFPHHTLQMVLECAGNGRSEFNPPATGNQWTTGGVGCPTWTGVRLRDVLEHAGIKPDAVYIGYYGADLHLSGDIQKAAISRGVPIKKALEDESLLVFAMNGEDLPLENGHPLRLMFGGWAASTCGKWVKRIVIRDREHDGEKMKGHSYRMPRYPVAPGTKVPAEDMDIIAAMPVKSLVTFPKSGSTHPTGDFLSIRGHAWTGEGDISEVHVSVDFGITWHEADLRAASNRYAWQHWKAELKLPQKGYYEIWARATDSQGRSQPMVLPGWNPEGYLNNTCHRVAIQAV, from the coding sequence ATGGATTTTCCCGCCCCTCAGCCGCTCCTCCCCCTCAAGGGCCCGCGCCCGCATCCCCGTGCGGCACCCGCAGAGCAGCCTGCTGCCTCGCTGAATCGCCGTGGATTCATGAGCCGTCTCAGCCTGGCCTCCATGACCGCCGCTCTTGGGGCCGAAATCGTGTTTGGCGATCAAATGCCTGCTGGGCTCGTCCCTGCTGCGCTGGCTCAAAACGCAGCTCCCCAGCCCATCCCAGGCAAAGAAGCTCTTTCGGTCTTTAATAATCGCCCCCTCGTGGCCGAAACACCCGCCCACCTGCTGGATGACGAGATCACCCCGGCCAAGTACCTCTTCGTCCGCAACAACGGACTGGCCCCGGCCCCTGAGCTACTGAACCCGGAAACATGGACCTTGGAAATCGCTGGCGAAAGCTGCGTGAAACCAGTCACGCTCACCCTGAAAGAGCTGAAGGAAAAGTTCCCACATCACACCCTGCAAATGGTGCTGGAGTGCGCGGGCAATGGCCGCAGTGAATTCAATCCTCCCGCCACGGGCAATCAATGGACCACCGGCGGAGTCGGCTGCCCCACCTGGACGGGCGTTCGCCTGCGCGATGTCCTGGAGCACGCTGGCATCAAGCCCGACGCCGTTTACATCGGCTACTACGGGGCCGATTTGCATCTCTCGGGTGACATCCAAAAGGCCGCCATCTCTCGCGGTGTCCCCATCAAAAAAGCACTGGAGGATGAGTCCCTCCTGGTCTTCGCCATGAACGGCGAAGATCTGCCGCTGGAAAACGGCCACCCGCTGCGGCTGATGTTCGGCGGCTGGGCGGCCTCCACCTGTGGCAAATGGGTGAAGCGCATCGTCATCCGCGACCGCGAGCATGATGGGGAAAAGATGAAGGGCCACTCCTACCGCATGCCGCGTTATCCCGTGGCCCCCGGCACCAAGGTGCCTGCCGAAGACATGGACATCATCGCTGCCATGCCCGTGAAGTCCCTGGTCACCTTCCCCAAGTCCGGCAGCACCCACCCCACGGGGGACTTCCTCAGCATCCGTGGTCATGCCTGGACGGGCGAGGGCGACATCAGCGAGGTGCATGTCTCTGTGGATTTTGGCATCACCTGGCATGAGGCCGATCTGCGTGCCGCGAGCAATCGCTACGCCTGGCAGCACTGGAAGGCAGAGCTAAAACTGCCCCAAAAAGGCTACTATGAGATCTGGGCCCGCGCCACCGATAGCCAGGGCCGCAGCCAGCCCATGGTCCTGCCCGGCTGGAACCCGGAAGGTTATCTCAACAACACCTGCCACAGGGTTGCCATCCAGGCCGTCTAA